Proteins encoded by one window of Polyodon spathula isolate WHYD16114869_AA unplaced genomic scaffold, ASM1765450v1 scaffolds_1957, whole genome shotgun sequence:
- the LOC121310255 gene encoding zona pellucida sperm-binding protein 3-like encodes MLVSIYCVSLLPVPDNWSGPRVSNVIYLGDVLHIEASVAVDNHVPLRLYVDSCIATLSGNKDSEPRYAVVDKLGCLMDSKAPDSSSSFTRPALNKLRFDITAFRFQGDSRSLIYMTCTLRAVNADKPADASNKACSYQKQTNRWVSEDGSSAVCGCCDAGSCSGTPRFLPPPPRQPDWRGKWLHKRAAPLDPAGQDPRVHVKEITIGPLTVVHVARDHAVVLSKESLYPPPLQLVEVQ; translated from the exons ATGCTGGTCTCTATATACTGTGTCTCCTTGCTTCCTGTTCCAGATAACTGGAGTGGTCCCAGAGTCTCCAATGTCATCTACCTGGGTGACGTCCTTCACATTGAGGCTTCTGTTGCCGTTGACAACCACGTGCCCCTGCGGCTCTATGTCGACAGCTGCATCGCGACCCTGAGTGGCAACAAGGACTCTGAGCCCAGATACGCTGTTGTGGACAAGCTTGG CTGTCTGATGGATAGCAAGGCTCCagactcctcctcttccttcacCAGACCTGCTCTGAACAAGCTACGCTTTGATATCACTGCTTTCAGGTTCCAGGGGGATTCCAGGAGTTTG ATCTACATGACATGCACACTGAGGGCAGTCAATGCTGACAAACCAGCTGATGCCTCCAACAAGGCCTGCTCCTACCAGAAGCAAACCAACAG GTGGGTCTCTGAGGATggctcctctgcagtgtgtgggtgctgtgatgctggctcctgctctgggacACCCCggttcctccctcctcctcccagGCAG CCTGACTGGAGAGGAAAGTGGCTGCACAAGAGAGCGGCTCCTCTTGATCCAG CTGGCCAGGACCCCCGAGTGCATGTAAAGGAGATCACCATTGGCCCCCTGACCGTGGTGCATGTGGCCCGAGACCATGCTGTCGTGCTCAGTAAGGAGTCCCTGTACCCCCCCCCTCTGCAGCTTGTGGAAGTGCAGG